Sequence from the Kineosporia succinea genome:
GGCTCGACGACGCGGTTCACCGCGACCAGACCACGGGAGCCACCGGCCTGGTCGTAGAGCGCGGCCACGGTGGAGGAGATCTCGACCACCGCCCCGGACCGGCTGATCTGCCGGACCCGGCCGTGCCAGCGCCCCTGCACGTGGACCTGGCGCCGGGCGAGCGCGGCGTCGCCCTCCTGGTACACGGTCTCCACCAGGTCGGTGAAGCGCCGGCCGACCGCCTCGGCCGCCGGGATGCCGTAGGTGCGCTCGGCCGCCTCGTTCCAGTGGGTGACGGCACCGAGCCGGTCGAGGCTGATCACCGCGTCGGGCAGGATCGGCAGGAGTGATCCGACGACGTCGGACGGGCGTGAACTCCCGGTTCCCCGGGAGGGGACAGAGCTGATTGCGGGCACGGCGGGCGCCGGGGGCGCGAGCCGAAGCCCTCGGTCCTGAGTGAGATCCGATTGCGTCACGATGCAGCACACAGTATCTCGTGTGTTGCATTCTGTTACGGTAAAGAGTCCAATTTGTCGCTTTCCCTGGCTGAGAAATTGCCGAGAAAACCGGTCAGGCGTTCCGTACGGTGGACTCCCGCACGATCAGCTCCGGCAGGTACACGACCTGACGGTGCCGGTGGGCCCGGGCCCCCTCCTCCAGGGCGGCCGTCTCCTCGGTCAGCAGCTCGGCGGCGGTGCGGCCGATCTGGTGGCGCGGCTGGCGCACGGAGGTCAGGGGCACGGCGGCCGCGGCGGCGAACTCGATGTCGTCGTACCCGACGATGGCGAGGTCTTCGGGCACCCGGATGCGCAGGCGGGTCATCTCCTGCAGCAGGCCGAGGGCCAGCAGGTCGTTGGCGCAGAACGCGGCGGTGGGGCGGCGCGAGGCGGGCATCCCGGCCAGGCGCTGGCCGGCGGCGCGCCCCTCGGCCACGGTGAGGGCGGCGGTGGGCAGCACGGTGAGGTCACCGGTCACCGCGTCCCGGAACCCACTGAGGCGGTCGTGGACCTGGCCCAGGCTGTCGGGGCCGCCGACGAAGGCGAAGCGCTCGTGCCCGCTCTCGCGCAGGTACTCCCCCGCCAGGCGGCCGCCGTAGACGTCGTCGACCGAGACCGAGCACCAGTCCTCGCCGCCGGTGCGGTCGACCAGCACCACCGGCACGCCGACGCCCGGCAGCACCGAGCGGTCGACCCCGGCCGGATTGACCGGCGTGACGAGCACCCCGCGCACGCGCTGCTCGAACAGGAGCTCCAGGTACTCGTGCTC
This genomic interval carries:
- a CDS encoding LacI family DNA-binding transcriptional regulator; its protein translation is MKDVAAAAGVSVGTVSNVLNRPDRVGAATRSRVEAAIEKLGFVRNESARHLRAGASRTIGYLVLDAANPFFTDVARGIEEGARDAGLAVFLCNSDNSRQREHEYLELLFEQRVRGVLVTPVNPAGVDRSVLPGVGVPVVLVDRTGGEDWCSVSVDDVYGGRLAGEYLRESGHERFAFVGGPDSLGQVHDRLSGFRDAVTGDLTVLPTAALTVAEGRAAGQRLAGMPASRRPTAAFCANDLLALGLLQEMTRLRIRVPEDLAIVGYDDIEFAAAAAVPLTSVRQPRHQIGRTAAELLTEETAALEEGARAHRHRQVVYLPELIVRESTVRNA